A single genomic interval of uncultured Desulfobulbus sp. harbors:
- a CDS encoding hydrogenase: MLKVIGNRLEQGYRTNGYPKRPVELYSRFRGMPEINRDCDPAIVRQCAELCPQEAILADEKKIDLGRCTFCGLCAQVAQGAFVRFSSCFELGAANREDLITGGTLPDLAAHSKAHFKKLFGRSLQLRQVSAGGCNACEADTNVLNTPFFDLSRFGIDFVASPRHADGIHVTGPITRNMKTALLETYAAVPAPKVVIASGCCSISGGPFHGSEQIVGDLSSLVPVDLYIPGCPPHPMTTLHALLAFFKR, encoded by the coding sequence ATGCTGAAGGTGATCGGAAACAGACTGGAACAGGGGTATCGAACCAACGGCTACCCCAAAAGGCCGGTAGAGTTGTATTCGCGGTTTCGCGGGATGCCGGAGATCAACCGCGACTGCGATCCGGCCATTGTCCGCCAATGCGCCGAACTCTGTCCGCAGGAGGCTATCCTTGCCGACGAGAAAAAAATCGATCTGGGGCGATGCACCTTTTGCGGTCTCTGTGCCCAAGTGGCCCAAGGCGCCTTTGTCCGTTTCAGCTCTTGCTTCGAACTTGGGGCGGCCAACCGCGAGGATCTGATCACCGGTGGAACCCTGCCCGATCTTGCCGCACACAGCAAGGCCCATTTCAAGAAATTGTTTGGCCGTTCCCTGCAGCTGCGTCAGGTGTCCGCTGGCGGTTGCAACGCCTGTGAAGCGGATACCAACGTGCTCAACACGCCCTTTTTTGATCTTTCCCGTTTCGGCATCGATTTTGTCGCCTCTCCCCGCCATGCCGACGGCATCCATGTGACCGGCCCGATCACCCGCAACATGAAGACCGCCCTGCTGGAGACCTATGCGGCAGTGCCTGCGCCCAAGGTGGTCATTGCCAGCGGCTGTTGCTCCATCTCCGGGGGGCCCTTTCATGGATCCGAGCAGATTGTGGGCGACCTCTCCTCCCTGGTACCGGTTGACCTCTATATTCCCGGCTGCCCACCCCATCCGATGACCACCCTGCACGCCCTGCTGGCCTTTTTCAAAAGGTGA
- a CDS encoding hydrogenase, producing the protein MDNFLQISNGQCIARNTIPCLPLTKFSQMLSDFVHYEGYIVHLFAYESDGETRLLAVLRNNGLYVVETVVEEEFRSLTLLGGAKFSMFEREIAEQYGLRPLGHPWLKMVRYHPNLAGREDVFANDYGEDIPGNYPYFRVEGESIHEVGVGPVHAGIIEPGHFRFQCAGEEVLHLEIQLGYQHRGVEQLLPRVAQSRWPVICEAIAGDTTIGHNLCCCQAVEALAGLEVGAGGRVVRTIALELERIANHIGDLGALSGDVAFNPPAAYFGRIRGEFLNLLLTLCGNRFGKSLLRPGGVTQAMGAEQRTIIAAKLKELRPEIVHVSDLLFSAHTVLGRFENTGTVSREVAAQLGLVGYCGRASGLDYDVRASFPIELYNQLPAHINQVTNGDVYSRAMVRNEEIIHSLALIEALLAMDADTEQSTWGGQQPLAPSSFVVSINEGWRGEVAHCLLTDDEGRLIRYKVKDPSFHNWTGLAMALRNQEISDFPLCNKSFNLSYCGFDL; encoded by the coding sequence ATGGATAATTTTTTGCAGATCAGCAACGGCCAGTGCATTGCCCGCAACACGATTCCCTGTCTGCCCCTGACGAAATTTTCTCAGATGCTCAGCGATTTTGTCCATTACGAGGGGTATATCGTCCATCTTTTTGCCTACGAGAGTGACGGCGAAACCCGGTTGCTGGCGGTTTTGCGCAACAACGGCCTCTATGTGGTGGAAACCGTGGTCGAGGAGGAGTTTCGTTCGCTCACCCTGCTGGGTGGGGCCAAATTCAGCATGTTTGAGCGGGAGATCGCCGAGCAGTACGGACTGCGCCCCCTGGGGCATCCCTGGCTGAAGATGGTGCGCTACCACCCCAATCTCGCTGGCAGGGAAGATGTGTTCGCCAACGACTACGGGGAGGATATTCCCGGCAACTATCCCTATTTCCGGGTGGAAGGCGAGTCGATCCATGAGGTGGGGGTCGGACCGGTGCATGCCGGCATCATCGAACCGGGCCATTTCCGTTTTCAGTGCGCCGGGGAAGAGGTGCTCCATCTCGAGATTCAGCTGGGCTACCAGCATCGGGGCGTGGAGCAACTCTTGCCGAGAGTGGCGCAATCAAGGTGGCCGGTGATCTGTGAGGCCATTGCCGGGGATACCACCATCGGCCATAATCTCTGCTGCTGCCAGGCGGTCGAAGCCCTGGCCGGCCTGGAGGTAGGCGCAGGGGGGCGAGTCGTGAGGACGATTGCGCTTGAGCTTGAGCGGATTGCCAATCATATTGGTGATCTCGGTGCGCTCAGCGGAGATGTTGCCTTCAATCCTCCGGCAGCCTATTTCGGGCGTATACGCGGTGAATTCCTCAACCTGCTGCTGACCCTCTGCGGCAACCGATTCGGCAAGAGTCTGCTGCGGCCCGGCGGCGTGACCCAGGCCATGGGTGCGGAACAACGTACCATCATCGCGGCGAAGCTCAAGGAACTGCGCCCGGAGATCGTCCATGTCAGCGACCTGCTCTTTTCCGCCCACACGGTGCTGGGCCGGTTTGAAAACACAGGAACGGTCAGCCGGGAAGTCGCGGCCCAACTGGGGCTGGTGGGCTACTGCGGGCGGGCATCCGGCCTGGACTACGACGTGCGTGCCAGTTTTCCGATCGAGCTCTACAATCAGCTCCCGGCCCACATCAATCAGGTCACCAATGGCGATGTGTACAGCCGGGCCATGGTCCGCAACGAGGAGATCATCCACTCCCTTGCTCTGATCGAGGCCTTGCTGGCCATGGATGCGGACACCGAGCAGTCGACCTGGGGCGGACAACAGCCGCTGGCCCCATCAAGTTTTGTGGTGAGCATCAATGAAGGCTGGCGGGGGGAGGTGGCCCATTGCCTGCTGACCGACGATGAGGGCAGGCTCATCCGCTACAAGGTGAAGGACCCTTCGTTCCACAACTGGACAGGACTGGCCATGGCGCTGCGCAACCAGGAAATTTCCGATTTTCCCTTGTGTAACAAGAGTTTCAACCTCAGTTACTGCGGCTTTGACCTCTAA
- a CDS encoding proton-conducting transporter membrane subunit, with translation MLESVFCLPLVLGLIALRLPVKLGRVILVIGALLQLQLALFAWLSPLKPLLPAYFGTAPEGMLVLVVTAFIFVFIAPYAVFYMRAQETASEPVFIGSMLLFVGAMSMAAVAEHPIVFWIAVETTTLVSAPLIFVHRSKKALEATWKYVLICSVGIALALLGFFFITLALEQAGLDLPLSFTSLNRVAASLDPLWLKTGFAFVLIGFGTKMGLAPMHTWLPDAHSEAPSPASALLSGALLNCAFLGIYKVHTVMVLAGLGDFSGQLLMGFGLFSIVVAGIFILNQSDYKRMLAYSSIENMGIIAFGVGVGGIGVYGAMLHLIHHSLLKSSLFLSAGNLVLGFGTKLVARCGRMVQILPKTFVAFFAGFVGISGLPPFGLFLSELLIILGAFRSGHSLAGALFIAALVLVVAGFSRIVVALSFAPFKEEVKIGESFWRIVPPFALLLSSMVLCLWMPAVLYQVIAGAIAAIGGTLHG, from the coding sequence ATGTTGGAATCTGTTTTTTGCCTGCCGTTGGTCCTCGGCCTGATCGCCCTGCGCCTTCCGGTGAAACTGGGCCGGGTGATCCTGGTCATCGGCGCGCTGCTGCAGCTGCAGCTGGCGTTGTTCGCCTGGCTTTCACCCCTGAAGCCCCTGTTGCCGGCCTACTTCGGCACCGCCCCCGAGGGCATGCTGGTGCTGGTGGTCACCGCCTTTATCTTTGTCTTCATCGCCCCCTATGCCGTATTCTACATGCGGGCGCAGGAAACGGCGAGCGAGCCGGTCTTTATCGGTTCGATGCTCCTCTTTGTCGGGGCGATGAGCATGGCCGCGGTGGCCGAGCACCCGATCGTCTTCTGGATCGCGGTGGAGACCACCACCCTGGTCAGCGCACCCCTGATTTTCGTCCATCGCTCGAAAAAGGCCCTGGAGGCCACCTGGAAGTATGTCCTTATCTGTTCCGTGGGCATTGCCCTGGCCCTGCTGGGCTTCTTCTTCATTACCCTGGCCCTGGAGCAGGCGGGCCTGGACCTGCCGCTGAGTTTTACCTCGCTCAACCGGGTTGCGGCCAGCCTCGACCCTCTCTGGCTGAAGACCGGTTTTGCCTTTGTGTTGATTGGGTTCGGCACCAAGATGGGGCTGGCGCCGATGCACACCTGGCTGCCGGATGCCCACAGCGAGGCTCCCAGCCCTGCCTCGGCGCTGCTCTCCGGCGCCCTGTTGAACTGTGCCTTTCTCGGCATCTACAAGGTGCATACGGTGATGGTGCTGGCCGGTCTGGGCGACTTTTCCGGACAGCTGCTGATGGGCTTTGGCCTGTTCTCCATCGTGGTGGCCGGTATCTTCATTCTCAATCAATCCGACTACAAACGGATGCTGGCCTATTCGAGCATCGAGAACATGGGTATCATCGCCTTCGGCGTCGGGGTCGGCGGTATCGGCGTCTATGGGGCCATGCTCCACCTCATCCACCATTCCCTGCTCAAGTCCTCGCTTTTTCTCTCGGCCGGTAATCTGGTGCTCGGCTTCGGCACCAAGCTGGTCGCCCGCTGTGGCCGCATGGTGCAGATCTTGCCCAAAACCTTTGTCGCTTTTTTCGCGGGATTCGTCGGTATCTCCGGCCTGCCGCCCTTTGGCCTCTTTCTCAGTGAACTGCTGATTATCTTGGGAGCCTTTCGTAGCGGCCATTCTCTGGCCGGTGCCCTGTTTATTGCCGCCCTGGTGTTGGTGGTGGCCGGTTTTTCGCGCATCGTCGTTGCGCTTTCCTTTGCCCCCTTCAAGGAAGAGGTCAAGATTGGCGAATCTTTTTGGCGGATTGTGCCACCGTTTGCCCTGCTCCTCAGCTCAATGGTGCTCTGTCTGTGGATGCCAGCCGTCTTGTATCAGGTGATTGCCGGGGCCATAGCCGCCATTGGAGGGACTCTCCATGGATAA
- a CDS encoding hydrogenase, with protein MNHTLDLILVTLLLTVLLSLGSSRMMALIKLMALQGALVSLAPIFLEPNLRLSNGGILFFQLMLLIKAALIPGLLYLALTRISIKREVEPLIGYHASLLAGIVLVLAAVFISRGLAVTLHGEYTLLLITAITTLGGGLFLMMSRTKALTQVIGYLMLENGIYLVGTALTKHSRSIYLVEFGVLLDLLVGVMIMGIILHNINRAFDDVDTTYLEQLKD; from the coding sequence ATGAACCATACCCTGGATCTGATTCTGGTCACGCTTCTCCTCACCGTGCTGCTGTCGCTCGGGTCGAGCCGGATGATGGCCCTGATCAAGCTCATGGCCCTGCAGGGCGCGCTGGTCTCCCTGGCCCCTATTTTCCTTGAACCGAACCTTCGCCTCAGCAACGGCGGTATCCTTTTTTTTCAGCTGATGCTTCTGATCAAGGCGGCACTGATCCCGGGGCTGCTCTACCTTGCCCTGACCCGGATTTCGATCAAGCGCGAGGTCGAACCCCTGATCGGCTACCACGCCTCCCTGCTTGCCGGGATTGTCCTGGTCCTGGCAGCGGTGTTTATCAGTCGCGGACTTGCCGTCACCCTCCATGGCGAGTACACCCTGCTGCTGATCACCGCCATCACCACCCTGGGGGGCGGTCTGTTTCTGATGATGAGTCGAACCAAGGCCCTGACCCAGGTCATCGGCTACCTGATGCTTGAAAACGGCATCTACCTGGTGGGCACGGCCCTGACCAAACACTCGCGCTCCATCTATCTGGTCGAATTCGGGGTGCTCCTGGACCTGCTCGTCGGGGTGATGATCATGGGGATCATTCTCCACAACATCAACCGCGCCTTTGACGACGTCGACACCACCTACCTGGAACAGCTCAAGGATTGA
- a CDS encoding NADH-quinone oxidoreductase subunit H, translating into MESLGAFLLSLLLAPLFPGIILKTKALFAGKKGPPLLIKYFTLAKLFRKGSVYSRSTSLVFCLGPVVSCATATLVLLFFPLAGCPPLFSFRGDVLFVLYLMGLGRFFTILAALDTASPFEGMGAAREAFFATLAELGTFVILVVFFRMNGAFSLGRYFGGTEAISIFGDQGALLLLIVVALFMILLAENSRVPVDDPATHLELTMIHEAMILDHSGPDLALIELGAFYKLLFYAAWITCLLKPVPEMGVLANFLWFFGGLTLVSIAIGITESVTARLKMPLVPKYLLSAFALAFLAIILTMEFA; encoded by the coding sequence ATGGAATCTCTTGGTGCATTTCTCTTGTCTCTTCTTCTGGCCCCGCTTTTTCCCGGAATCATCCTGAAAACCAAGGCCCTGTTCGCCGGCAAAAAAGGGCCTCCCCTGTTGATCAAGTACTTCACCCTGGCCAAGCTGTTCCGCAAGGGATCGGTCTATAGCCGCAGCACCAGTCTGGTCTTTTGTCTGGGGCCGGTGGTTTCCTGCGCTACCGCCACATTGGTCCTGCTCTTTTTTCCCCTGGCCGGCTGCCCGCCCCTGTTCTCCTTTCGTGGCGATGTGCTTTTCGTGTTGTACCTGATGGGACTCGGCCGGTTTTTCACCATACTCGCCGCCCTGGATACGGCCTCGCCCTTTGAGGGGATGGGCGCGGCCCGTGAGGCCTTTTTCGCAACCCTGGCGGAACTGGGCACCTTCGTCATTCTTGTGGTTTTTTTCCGTATGAACGGCGCCTTCAGCCTGGGACGCTACTTTGGCGGAACCGAGGCCATCTCCATTTTCGGTGATCAGGGGGCGCTGTTGCTCTTGATCGTGGTGGCCCTGTTCATGATCCTCTTGGCCGAGAATTCGCGGGTGCCGGTGGATGATCCCGCCACCCATCTGGAGTTGACCATGATTCACGAGGCCATGATTCTCGACCACAGTGGTCCTGATCTGGCCCTGATCGAACTGGGCGCTTTTTATAAACTCTTGTTTTATGCGGCCTGGATCACCTGTCTGCTCAAGCCTGTTCCAGAGATGGGTGTGCTGGCCAACTTTCTCTGGTTCTTCGGCGGACTGACCCTGGTCTCTATCGCCATCGGCATCACCGAATCGGTGACGGCCCGCCTGAAGATGCCGCTTGTTCCCAAGTATCTTCTCAGTGCCTTTGCCTTGGCCTTTCTTGCCATCATTCTCACCATGGAGTTTGCCTGA
- a CDS encoding proton-conducting transporter membrane subunit: MDTLLLALCCFLAGGIAPFALRRWFAVAKASHIALLSLGAACGLFALFASPLTVGPAGGDWNWLRVFTFSVRVDGLSRVFLLPIFLVAPILGLYGYDYLDTPAHCLRSLVSQFFFSLLLIAMVLVTLAANMLTFALAWELMSLSSFFLVLVDWEKQEVQEAAVRYLLFTQAGALCVFAAFGVVFTATGSLTFTSWETLSHGVRLLAFFLALVGFGSKAGIVPLHIWLPHAHPAAPSHVSALMSGVMIKMGIYGILRFYLLLADKTPVFAWAVLLVGIVSGVLGVAYALAEKDIKRLLAYSSIENIGIILIGCGLGMLGVSIGNPTMALFGFTGALVHLLNHALFKSLLFLGAGAVLHACGIRNMDRLGGLMRQMPVTGKNVLLGSAAIAGLPPLNGFVGEFLIYCAAFQGLSHHGKTLLITVAALLAMALIGGLAAACFTKMVGATFLGEPRHPLAKAPHEAGASMRLAMTLLSVGCLLVGLWPEPLIGFVAQGISGLVADGAAHETLANMGQALATAARTALLGLIAVALLRRLLYRGKPIEENSTWGCGFSQGTARIQYTGTSYARSMVDFNHPLVGISDRATPIAKIFPASARYSAKVTDLAEQGLQRLVLNPLLGMVERMRWIQHGHIQLYIAYIVFTIAVLLVMIAY; this comes from the coding sequence ATGGATACGCTCTTGCTCGCTCTTTGCTGTTTCCTTGCCGGCGGAATAGCCCCGTTTGCACTCAGACGATGGTTTGCCGTTGCCAAGGCCAGCCATATTGCCCTGCTGAGTCTGGGAGCGGCCTGCGGTCTCTTTGCCCTGTTTGCCTCCCCGCTAACGGTTGGTCCTGCCGGGGGCGACTGGAACTGGCTGCGGGTGTTTACCTTTTCCGTCAGGGTCGATGGTTTGAGTCGGGTATTTCTCCTCCCGATTTTCCTTGTGGCCCCGATCCTCGGTTTGTACGGGTATGATTATCTCGATACGCCCGCGCATTGCCTTCGGTCGTTGGTCAGCCAGTTCTTTTTCAGCCTGCTGCTGATTGCCATGGTCCTCGTGACGCTGGCCGCGAACATGCTCACCTTTGCCCTTGCCTGGGAGTTGATGTCGCTCTCTTCCTTCTTTCTGGTGCTGGTCGACTGGGAAAAACAGGAGGTGCAGGAGGCGGCAGTCCGCTACCTGCTCTTTACCCAGGCCGGCGCACTCTGCGTTTTTGCCGCCTTTGGCGTGGTGTTCACCGCCACCGGTTCCCTGACCTTCACCTCCTGGGAGACGCTCTCCCACGGGGTCAGACTGCTGGCCTTTTTTCTCGCCCTGGTGGGATTCGGCTCCAAAGCCGGCATCGTCCCGCTCCATATCTGGCTTCCCCATGCCCATCCTGCCGCACCCAGCCATGTCTCTGCCCTGATGTCCGGGGTGATGATCAAGATGGGGATCTACGGAATCCTCCGTTTCTATCTCCTCCTGGCCGACAAGACCCCGGTCTTTGCCTGGGCGGTCCTTCTGGTGGGGATCGTCTCCGGTGTGCTCGGGGTGGCCTACGCCCTGGCGGAGAAAGATATCAAACGGTTGCTTGCGTATTCAAGTATTGAAAATATCGGTATCATTCTTATCGGCTGCGGGCTAGGGATGCTGGGCGTAAGTATCGGCAACCCGACCATGGCCCTGTTCGGCTTTACCGGCGCGCTGGTGCATCTGCTGAATCATGCCCTGTTCAAATCCCTGCTCTTTCTCGGGGCCGGGGCCGTGCTCCATGCCTGTGGAATTCGCAATATGGACAGGCTCGGAGGGCTGATGCGGCAGATGCCGGTGACCGGCAAGAATGTCCTTCTCGGATCGGCCGCCATTGCCGGATTGCCGCCGCTCAATGGTTTTGTCGGTGAATTTCTCATCTACTGTGCAGCCTTTCAGGGACTGTCCCACCACGGCAAAACACTGCTGATCACGGTGGCGGCCCTGCTGGCGATGGCGCTGATCGGTGGGTTGGCTGCTGCCTGTTTTACCAAGATGGTGGGCGCCACCTTCCTCGGCGAGCCGCGTCATCCACTGGCCAAAGCCCCCCATGAGGCGGGGGCGAGCATGCGTCTGGCCATGACCCTGTTAAGCGTCGGCTGTCTCTTAGTGGGGCTCTGGCCCGAACCCCTGATCGGTTTCGTCGCCCAGGGCATCAGCGGCCTTGTTGCGGACGGCGCTGCCCACGAGACCTTGGCCAACATGGGCCAGGCCCTGGCCACGGCGGCACGGACCGCGCTGCTCGGGTTGATTGCCGTGGCCCTGCTGCGCCGTCTGCTCTACCGGGGCAAACCCATCGAGGAAAATTCGACCTGGGGATGCGGGTTTAGCCAAGGCACGGCTCGCATTCAGTATACGGGAACCTCCTATGCCCGCAGCATGGTTGATTTCAATCATCCCCTGGTGGGGATCAGCGACCGGGCAACCCCGATTGCAAAGATCTTCCCGGCATCGGCCCGTTACAGCGCAAAGGTCACAGACCTTGCCGAACAGGGGCTGCAGCGTCTGGTGCTCAATCCCCTGTTGGGCATGGTCGAACGGATGCGCTGGATTCAGCATGGGCATATCCAGTTGTATATCGCGTATATCGTCTTCACCATTGCAGTGCTGCTGGTGATGATCGCCTATTGA
- a CDS encoding DEAD/DEAH box helicase, which translates to MTTETFAEFDLHPKLIEAITELGYAQPTPIQLATIPLLLGGRDLIGQAQTGTGKTAAFGLPLLQRITSRKKGVQALVLAPTRELAIQVADAIASYGRLQGFSVLAVYGGQSYQQQLRSLRQGVDVLVATPGRLLDLIRQGSLALDSVGSVVLDEADEMLSMGFVEDIEQIFEQIPADRQTMLFSATISKRVLALSERYLRDPEMVTITPKQLTGNTIKQRYYLVNQQDKIAALTRLFEMETIDSAIIFVRTRIGTGELANQLTSRGFAAEALNGDLSQDARIQVLNRYRNGQVRVLVATDVAARGLDIDDISHVFNFDLPDDPEVYVHRVGRTGRAGREGTAISLLTPKDRWQLRRIEDYTRFKLERAELPSIQQIENHRQALLMEQLEVWIRRGRCRREREMVDLLVQTGNDPLDIAAAAMKLARNDERKRPIDPVTPIKEELFRQRDRKNDRFGRRGHAAAGPGGKRGPVRDKDMVALKLDIGRADGIGVNHVVASIAHYSGIDASQLGKIRLESNSTTVDVPEALVGQLLSKNGAYRIGRRSVNMQRS; encoded by the coding sequence ATGACCACAGAGACCTTTGCCGAATTCGACCTTCACCCTAAACTCATCGAGGCCATAACCGAACTCGGTTATGCCCAACCCACGCCGATTCAGCTGGCCACCATTCCCCTGCTTCTCGGAGGCCGCGACCTGATCGGCCAGGCCCAGACCGGTACCGGCAAAACCGCCGCCTTTGGCCTGCCGCTGTTGCAGCGGATTACCAGCCGCAAAAAAGGGGTACAGGCGCTCGTGCTTGCGCCTACCAGGGAACTGGCCATCCAGGTGGCCGATGCCATCGCCAGCTACGGCCGGTTGCAGGGCTTTTCCGTGCTCGCCGTCTATGGGGGCCAGTCCTACCAGCAGCAGCTGCGCAGTCTGCGGCAGGGGGTGGATGTGCTCGTGGCCACGCCGGGACGTCTGCTGGACCTGATCCGCCAGGGCTCGCTTGCCCTGGATTCGGTGGGCAGCGTGGTCCTGGACGAGGCCGACGAGATGCTCAGCATGGGCTTTGTCGAAGATATTGAGCAGATCTTCGAGCAGATCCCCGCCGATCGGCAGACCATGCTCTTTTCCGCCACCATCTCCAAGCGGGTGCTCGCCCTGTCCGAGCGCTATCTGCGCGATCCGGAGATGGTCACCATCACCCCCAAACAGCTGACCGGCAACACCATCAAGCAGCGTTATTACCTGGTCAACCAACAGGACAAGATCGCCGCCCTGACCCGGCTGTTTGAGATGGAGACCATTGACAGCGCCATTATTTTTGTCCGCACCCGTATCGGCACCGGTGAGCTGGCCAACCAGCTGACTTCGCGCGGCTTTGCCGCCGAGGCCTTGAACGGCGATCTCAGCCAGGATGCCCGTATTCAGGTGCTCAACCGTTACCGTAACGGCCAGGTGCGGGTGCTGGTGGCCACCGATGTGGCGGCGCGCGGGCTTGATATCGATGATATCTCCCATGTGTTCAACTTCGACCTTCCCGACGATCCCGAGGTGTATGTGCACCGGGTGGGGCGGACCGGCCGCGCCGGACGTGAGGGCACCGCCATCTCCCTGTTGACCCCCAAGGATCGTTGGCAGCTGCGTCGTATCGAGGACTACACACGTTTCAAGTTGGAGCGTGCCGAACTGCCCTCCATCCAGCAGATTGAAAACCACCGTCAAGCCCTGTTGATGGAACAGCTAGAGGTGTGGATTCGCCGTGGCCGCTGCCGCCGCGAGCGCGAGATGGTCGACCTGCTGGTTCAGACCGGCAACGATCCCCTGGATATCGCTGCTGCAGCCATGAAGCTTGCCCGCAACGATGAGAGAAAACGGCCAATCGACCCGGTGACCCCGATCAAGGAGGAACTGTTTCGCCAGCGCGACCGGAAAAACGATCGATTTGGCCGGCGGGGACACGCCGCTGCCGGTCCCGGCGGCAAGCGCGGTCCGGTGCGGGACAAAGACATGGTGGCGCTCAAGCTTGACATCGGCCGCGCCGACGGTATCGGCGTCAATCACGTGGTGGCTTCCATCGCCCATTACTCCGGCATCGATGCCAGTCAGCTGGGCAAGATTCGCTTAGAATCGAACTCGACCACCGTGGATGTGCCGGAAGCCCTGGTCGGCCAGCTGTTGTCGAAAAACGGCGCCTACCGCATCGGCCGCCGTTCGGTGAATATGCAGCGCTCCTGA
- a CDS encoding NAD-dependent deacylase yields MKHCIAYHDQEAWGTAATRLRKARKVVALTGAGISVGSGIPDFRSPGGLWTVFSPEEYATIEVFHRNPAKAWQLYRALGKTLIGKKPNPAHIALAHLESMGLLAGIITQNIDNLHQQAGSGLVFEIHGDHQHLQCVHCDTLFPVDEAQYQAKEVPLCSHCSRPLKPNVVLFGESVRELEAIHEFVADCDLLLVIGTSAQVFPAAALPELVGEQGGGLFEFNRESALPEYGSGRGLDQQIWFFPGDVGKTLPRLVKACDGG; encoded by the coding sequence ATGAAACACTGCATCGCTTACCACGACCAGGAAGCCTGGGGTACTGCCGCTACGCGTCTGCGGAAAGCGCGCAAGGTGGTCGCCCTGACCGGTGCCGGCATCTCGGTGGGCAGCGGAATTCCCGATTTTCGCAGCCCAGGCGGTCTGTGGACGGTATTTTCTCCGGAAGAGTATGCCACCATCGAGGTGTTTCATCGCAATCCTGCCAAGGCCTGGCAGCTCTATCGCGCCCTGGGCAAGACCCTCATCGGCAAGAAACCCAACCCGGCCCACATTGCTTTGGCACACCTCGAATCCATGGGGCTTTTGGCAGGTATCATCACCCAAAATATCGATAATTTGCACCAACAGGCCGGCAGCGGCCTGGTTTTCGAAATTCACGGCGATCATCAGCATCTGCAGTGTGTCCACTGCGACACCCTTTTTCCGGTTGATGAGGCGCAGTATCAGGCCAAAGAGGTTCCCCTCTGCAGCCATTGCAGCCGACCGCTGAAACCCAATGTTGTCCTGTTCGGTGAATCGGTACGGGAACTGGAGGCAATCCACGAGTTTGTCGCCGATTGTGACCTGCTGTTGGTGATCGGCACTTCGGCCCAGGTCTTCCCGGCGGCGGCCCTGCCCGAACTGGTAGGTGAACAGGGTGGGGGACTGTTTGAATTTAACCGCGAATCCGCCCTGCCGGAATACGGTTCCGGGCGCGGTTTGGATCAGCAGATCTGGTTTTTCCCCGGTGACGTGGGCAAGACCTTGCCCCGACTGGTCAAGGCCTGTGACGGCGGTTGA
- a CDS encoding PilZ domain-containing protein, with the protein MDSARRQKYFVNHQDTVAIRCMACGKVSRFSVAGGRGGRHLLEMSCPCSETFVVDLEFRQDFRVPTHIPATFRAFATPKDRACSCVVVNRSSGGLLLHLDDDVPVQTNDRLIVCFRPHEGGGQEIERAITVRHFEHGRRIGGSFDDLSPSQSSRGPDIQPH; encoded by the coding sequence ATGGACTCGGCAAGACGGCAGAAATATTTTGTCAATCACCAGGATACGGTGGCCATTCGCTGCATGGCCTGTGGCAAAGTGAGTCGCTTTTCCGTCGCCGGGGGGCGAGGGGGCAGACACTTGCTTGAGATGAGTTGTCCCTGTTCCGAGACCTTTGTCGTTGATCTTGAATTTCGCCAAGACTTTCGCGTACCGACCCACATCCCGGCGACCTTCAGGGCCTTTGCGACCCCCAAGGACAGGGCCTGCAGTTGTGTCGTGGTCAACAGGTCCAGCGGGGGGCTGTTGCTCCATCTCGACGATGATGTTCCGGTGCAGACCAACGACCGGCTGATTGTTTGCTTTCGGCCGCACGAGGGAGGTGGCCAGGAGATCGAGCGGGCGATTACCGTTCGTCACTTCGAGCACGGCCGCAGAATCGGCGGTTCCTTTGACGACCTGTCCCCGTCGCAGTCCTCGAGAGGACCGGACATCCAGCCACACTGA